In Sphingobacterium sp. R2, the genomic stretch TTGGTGGCCATCAAAGAAGGATTGTATATTACTCCATTTAAGCTTTTGAATATCAATATAGGAAAGCCCTGTGAAACAACTGAAAATAAAGAGATCTTTTACAAGCTCGTATTTAGGCTTAGAAGATTTTAGAAGCATCAACTTTTCTACATCTTCTTTTAAAAGGTAGCTACGGTCAGTCTCCTGCATACTGATTTCATAGTCTTCAAAAGGATTTTGACGGATCAGACCTTTTTTGATAGCCAGATTCGCCAAAGCGATGACAGGCATGGTATAAACCCAGACGGTATTATGTGTACATTCCTTATCAATGCGGAGAAAAAAGTCAAACTCTCGAATGAAGTCGGCAGTAAGTTCCCGGAAAGCCATATCTTCTCGGTGATAACGTTCCTTAATAAACTCACAAAGATGTCTGTAAACAGTTTTATATTTATTATAGGTGTTCTGAGAACGCTTGCCTTTGCTTACCATTCTTTCAAATTCCTCATTTTGGTCCTTGAAAAATTTAAGTATAGCATCATCCATGACACCAACACCTAAAAATGATAGTTTTACTTTTTGTGATGTAGCAAAACCTTCATCCTTGAGCATATCATCGTAAATCTTGTTGATACGCACCCTGATATTGTCCAATTTGAGATTGGTACTTAATGCCGGAGCACTCTTTCCTAAAACCCTTCCGTGCTTTAAATCCCAGCTATCAGGGTTAATTTCTAATTTAGCCGAAAATGTTTTTGGGATTCCGTCAATAGTAATTCGCCCCATGATGGGAACATTACCGTTCTTCTTTGGCTCATTTTTCTTCAAGTAAAACAACAACTTGAAAGTGGATCTTTTCACTGTCTCCATAACTCAATTGTTTAATGTTTAAAATTAACTATCAATGAGTTATAAGGAATGATGAAAATCGAAGCAAATAATTGAATTATAATCACTTAAAGATTGGCTTAGCTGTTTTAATCAGTAATGATTTAGTAACCTAACCCTGTCTTTTTTAGTCTAAAACCTAACGTACACCAACTTCCAACCTTGTACTGCTTTTTTTATAAACCGCTGTCTAGTAACAGTTTTAACCGTTTTGCTTATTTTTGTCTTTATCTAGTATTTTTTATGAAAAAAATAAAGTGAAATATGAAGGAGCAAATATAGGCTTTCATATGCTGCAAATGAAAATATGTGATATATTATTATAGTATTGAATTCTAGGTCTTGTTATTAACGAATTTAAAATTATAAAATTGAACTCCTTACTTTTTTTAATTATCAATGGTTCTAATTTAACGTCCTTTTTTGACGTGATAAGAGTATATACAACCCCAAGGTGAATAGTTTTTGAAATAAGATAAGATGTCAAACCAAAACCAATCACTGTAATAGATATCAAAATAGGTTTTGCCCATTTAGTATTAATCCTGTAATAGTCAAGTAGTCTAAATGCTACTATATTAGCGAACAACGAGGGTATAGAAGCACCAATGAGACCTATCATCATATATGCGTTTCTTTAAAAACAGTTTCTAGGCTTACACCCCCCATAAGGCGATAGATGGCAAGTGCTATTAAAAATAACAATATAGTACGTCCCCAGTGCTTAAAAATATATGATCTGGACTTGCAAATAAAATCGGCAGTGCTAGTTAAGCAGCTTTTTTAATTTTTTGCTCTTTGTTATTAAATTGCTCAATTGTAAGATTTCCCAATGTGGAGTGACGACGTTCTCGATTATACCAGATTTCTATGTATTCGAATAATTCTGCTTTCATCTGATCCTTGGTAATCAACTTATTACCGTAAATCTGCTCGGATTTTAGCGTTTTGAAGAAGCTTTCTGCTACTGCATTATCCCAGCAATTACCTTTTCTACTCATACTTCTTGTTACGATTTTATAGGAATCTAACGTGTTACTAAATTTTTCACATGCATATTGTACGCCACGGTCCGAATGAAAAATTAGACCAGGAGACAGTTTACGGTGCTTAATTGCCATTTTCCAAGCTGCCAATGAAGTTTCTTCAGTTTTCATCCCATCACTGATACTCCAACCAATACATTTGCGGTCATATAAATCCAGAATGGTGGTTAGATATAAAAAACCTTCTTTGGTATGGATGTAAGTAATATCAGATACCCAGACTTTTGAAGGCTCTGAAGCTTTGAAATTTCGGTCTAATACATTGTCCATTATTTTATGTGCGTGTTTTGAATCGGTTGTAGCTTTAAAT encodes the following:
- a CDS encoding site-specific integrase, with protein sequence METVKRSTFKLLFYLKKNEPKKNGNVPIMGRITIDGIPKTFSAKLEINPDSWDLKHGRVLGKSAPALSTNLKLDNIRVRINKIYDDMLKDEGFATSQKVKLSFLGVGVMDDAILKFFKDQNEEFERMVSKGKRSQNTYNKYKTVYRHLCEFIKERYHREDMAFRELTADFIREFDFFLRIDKECTHNTVWVYTMPVIALANLAIKKGLIRQNPFEDYEISMQETDRSYLLKEDVEKLMLLKSSKPKYELVKDLFIFSCFTGLSYIDIQKLKWSNIQSFFDGHQWIISRRKKSDVASNVRLLEIPKRIIEKYRGVTRNEYVFPVPSNATCNTHLKKLIEEAEIVTEQKVTFHTARHTFATMFLTEGVPLESLSKMMGHKNISTTQIYAKITSQKISKDMDMVAPKFQAMEEAFVVQMESEETVLLGNVNADAILDAEEIMV